Within Amycolatopsis sp. FDAARGOS 1241, the genomic segment CAGCACTTCGCGCAACGCGCACACCTCGCCGGTGCGCTCGAAGTCGCCGCCTTCGACGACCGTGAGCGCCTCGTTGAGGCGCAGGGCCTGACCTCGGCGCAGCGACGAGATCTCCACAGCCGGCGACACCGAGACCCGCATCTTGCGGCCCGCGGTGTAGACGTCCACCGTGTTGTCCTCGTACGAGGCGACGAAAACCCCGTACCCGCTCGGCGGCTGGGCCAGGCGGTCGACCTCCTCGCGGAGGGCGAGCAACTGGCCCCGCGCCTCGCGCAGGGTCTCGACCAGTTTCGTGTTGCGTTCGGTGAGCTGGCTCACCCGTTCGGTCGCCTCGGCGAGGCGCTGTTCCAGAACTCTGTTCTGGCGCGGTGAATCGGTGAGTTTGCGACGCAAGAGCGCCACTTCTTCCTCGAGAAAGCGGATCTGCCGGGCTTGCTGCTCAGGCGTCTGCCCAGCTCCGCTCGTTGCTGAAGGGTCGGCCTCCTCGCGCCGACCTCCGGGAAGGTCATGATGCATCGGGCACCTCCTCGGAGTGCTTTTCATTCCACGGTACCGGCGATCACCGACAAGAAAAGGCCTTTCCGCATCACAAGATCGGCGCGTCGCGATTTCCGCACCCGCTCAGCACGGTCGGCGCCGCAGCGCAAGCGGCCGAATCGGTGCCCGGACACCGAGGGCCGTCACGCCCGGTTCCACCAGGCGAAAGCGAGCACGCTCGAAGTACCCCGGCACCGGTGCCGCCAACCGTCCCCGGCGCCGGATTCCGGCCTGAGCGCACGGATCCCGGCTGCCCTGGCTAGCATCCGGGACCAGGTCGTACTCCGAAGAACGTCAGGGGGCTCCACACATGACCTACCCGCCGCAGCAGCCCGGTGGTCACGGCCAGCAGGGCGGTGGCTACGGAGGTTACGGCCAGCAGCCGAATCCCTACGGACAGTCCCAGCCCGGCGGTGGTCAGCCCCAGTCCGGCCCGCAGCAGCAGCCCGGTTACCCCGGCGGGCAGCCGCAGCAGGGCCAGCAGCCGTACCAGCCACAGCAGGGCGGGTGGGGACAGCAGGGCGGCTACCCACAGAGCGGGCTGCAGCAGCAGCCCGGGTACCCCCAGCAGCAGCAACCGCCCCAGTACGGGCAGCAGGATCCGTACCAGCAGGGCGGAACGCAGCAGTTCGGACGGCCCGAGCCCTACCAGCAGCCCGGTGGGACGCAGCAGTACGGACAGCCGGAATCGGTCCAGCAGGGCGGGTTCGGCGACCAGTACGGCCAACCGGGTGGTTACCACGAATGGGGCGGTTACGGCGAGGAACCGCCCAAGAAAAAGAAAACCGGCCTGATCATCGGGATCGTCGTGGGCGTCGTCGTGGTGGTCGGCGCCGCCGTCGGGCTCATCATCGGGCTGTCCGGTGGCGACAAGGGCAAAACGGACACCGCAGCCCCGTCGGCCGCGCCCGCGCCGACCAGCGCGCCGAACAGCGGCGCGCCTACGCTCCCCAGCGCGAGCGCCGGGTCGAACCCCTCCACGGGGTCGACCGGTTCGACGGGCTCGACCGGTTCGTCCGGTGGTCCCGCCGCACCCGCGCCCGGCGGCAAGCCGAGCGCGCAGGAGCTGTTCCAGGCCGCCGCGGCCGACTTCAGCGCCGGCGACGGCGCAGCGCTCGCGAACCTCGCGTGCCGCAGCCTCTACGACGGCGGCGCGGTGCAGATCCAGACGATCCAGGTCCAGCTCACCGGTACCGCACAGGAGAACGGTGACAAGGCGTCCGTGCGGTACCGGGCGACCCAGGGCACCAAGCAGGCGAACGGGACGATGACCTCCAAGCGTGAGGCCGGTGTCTGGTGCCTCGTCGACGCCCAGGCGGACAAGCAGTGAGACCCCGGCGGTGAGTCGCCGACTCACCGCCGGGCTCGTCGTGCTCGGCGCACTCGTGGCCGGGGCGGCGCTCGGCCTGGTGCTCGTCGCACCGGCCGGGCCGTCCGCACCATCGCCCTCGCCACCGGTTTCCCCGCCGGTTCCGCCGGCGCACAGCACGACTGCGACTTCCGCGAGTGACGCCGACGTCTCCGCGACGAACGTCCTCGCGAACGCCATCGCCGACGCCATCCGGCACGCCGACGCCAAGGAGTTCGGCCGCCTCACCTGCCGAGCGCAGACCTCGCAGGCCCTTGCCGACCTCCAGGCGAAGTGGGACGCCGCGGGACCGCTTACCGTGAGCCTGGCCGGGCCGCCCGTCGTCGGCGGGGATTCGGCCGGGGTGACCGTGCACGTGGAAGGCCCGGGCGGGCGCAAGGACACGCCGTTCCCGATGCACCGTGAGAACGGGCGGTGGTGCGTCCCGGGTTAGCTCAGCCCTTGCCCTTGCTGGGGCGGCGAGACACGCGCGGGGACACGGTGCCGTCGGCGAGGCGGCGCGCGGTGAGCAGGAACGCCGTGTGCGCGACCATGCGGTGGTCCGGGCGCACCGCGAGACCGACGACGTGCCAGGGGCGCATGAGCGTTTCCCACGATTCGGGTTCGGTCCAGCACTGCTGTTCCCGCAGCGACTCCGTCACGCGCGAAAGTTGTGTGACAGTGGCCACATACACCGTGAGGACCCCGCCGGGCACGAGGTGCTCGGCCACGTTCGGCAGCTGGTCCCACGGCGCCAGCATGTCGAGCACCACGCGGTCGACTTCACCGGCATGCGTGGCGAGGTCGGCGACGGTCAGCGTCCAGTTGGCCGGCTTCTCGCCGAAGAACTTCACGACGTTGCGCTCGGCGTGCTCCGCGTGGTCTTCGCGGATCTCGTAGGAGAACACGTGGCCGGCGGGGCCGACGGCACGCAGCAGCGAACACGTCAGCGCACCCGAACCGGCGCCGGCCTCGAGCACCCGCGCGCCGGGGAAGATGTCGCCCCACATCACGATCTGCGCCGCGTCCTTGGGGTAGATGACCTGCGCGCCGCGCGGCATCGAGAGCACGTAGTCGGGCAGCAGGGGCCGCAGCGCCAGGTAGGTGCTGCCGCCGGCCGAGGTCACGACGGAGCCTTCGGGACGCCCGATGAGGTCGTCGTGCGCGAGCGCGCCGCGGTGGGTGTGGTACTCGCCGCCCTCGGCGAGCGTGAGGGTGTAGTGCCGGCCCTTCGAGTCCGTCAACTGAACCCGGTCTCCTGCGCGAAACGGTCCGCTGACCGACAACTGCTTCCTCCACCCTCACACGCGAAACGCTGGCGTCAGATCCTCGCAGGTCGTCCGCGCGGGTCCCCGGTCGGGTGCACTCTCAGTAAGCGCGGCGGCCCCGGACGAGGGCCGCGCGCAGATCTTCCCGCCGCAGCACACCCGCCGGCCTGCCTTCGTCGTCGACCACGAGGAACTGCCAGGCGGGCGTTTCGCGCACGCGCTCGGCGATCTCCTCCCCCGGTTCGGAGGCCAGGAGCACCGTCTCGGCGCGGATGGGTTCGGCGGCCAGTTCCGCCGGTGCGTGCGGGTGGGTGCCGGCGAGCTGCTCGGCCGCCTGCTCGTCGAGCAGTCCCGCGGCGACGCCGTCGGCGCGCACGAGCACCACCCCGCGCCCGGCCGAGGCGGCGAGCGCGTCCGACACCGGGCTCTCCGCGGGCAGCTGCAGGACGGGGCGGACGAGTTCGGTCAGCTCGAGGCCATCGGGCCAGCTGCGCCGCGCCTCGGCCGCGAGTTCCGAGCGGGCGCCGAGGATCACGAACCACGCCGTGACCAGGCACACGCCCAGCCGCAGCCAGCGGTCTTCGCTGGCCGTCGCGAGGCCCCACAGCGCCCACACGATCAGGCCGGTCGCGACGAGCGCGCCCCCGGCCACCGCGGCGCGCGTGCCCTTGGCCCGCAGGCCCGTCGCGGCCCAGACGCCGGCGCGCACGAGCCGCCCGCCGTCGAGCGGCAGGCCGGGGAGCAGGTTGAACACGCCCACCGCGAGGTTCGCGACAGCGCACTCGGCCACGAGCAGCCACACCGCGCCCGCAGGCGGCACCGCGAACATCAGCAGCGCGCAGAACCCGCCCAGCACCAAGGAGACCGCCGGCCCGGCAGCCGCGACGAGCCCTTCCTGGCCCGGTCGCCGCGGCGTGCGCGCGACCTCGGACAACCCGCCGAGCAGGAAGAGCCTCAGCCGGCGCACGGGGATCCCGAGCCGCAGCGCGACGAGGCAGTGCCCGAGCTCGTGCGCCAGCACGGAAAGGCCCAGCAGCACCGCGAACGCGGCCGCCAGCAGCCAGGAGGTCGGCGTCGACGCCTCCGGCAGCAGGCGGCCCACCAGCGGTGC encodes:
- a CDS encoding tRNA (adenine-N1)-methyltransferase, which translates into the protein MSVSGPFRAGDRVQLTDSKGRHYTLTLAEGGEYHTHRGALAHDDLIGRPEGSVVTSAGGSTYLALRPLLPDYVLSMPRGAQVIYPKDAAQIVMWGDIFPGARVLEAGAGSGALTCSLLRAVGPAGHVFSYEIREDHAEHAERNVVKFFGEKPANWTLTVADLATHAGEVDRVVLDMLAPWDQLPNVAEHLVPGGVLTVYVATVTQLSRVTESLREQQCWTEPESWETLMRPWHVVGLAVRPDHRMVAHTAFLLTARRLADGTVSPRVSRRPSKGKG
- a CDS encoding M50 family metallopeptidase, which produces MAATRQHGAGPSRRASPGDGGLLLFRVAGVPVLLSPSWWIGSLIIVVLYAPLVGRLLPEASTPTSWLLAAAFAVLLGLSVLAHELGHCLVALRLGIPVRRLRLFLLGGLSEVARTPRRPGQEGLVAAAGPAVSLVLGGFCALLMFAVPPAGAVWLLVAECAVANLAVGVFNLLPGLPLDGGRLVRAGVWAATGLRAKGTRAAVAGGALVATGLIVWALWGLATASEDRWLRLGVCLVTAWFVILGARSELAAEARRSWPDGLELTELVRPVLQLPAESPVSDALAASAGRGVVLVRADGVAAGLLDEQAAEQLAGTHPHAPAELAAEPIRAETVLLASEPGEEIAERVRETPAWQFLVVDDEGRPAGVLRREDLRAALVRGRRAY